The Amycolatopsis mongoliensis genome includes a window with the following:
- a CDS encoding LysR family transcriptional regulator ArgP — MSDLPLDQVRTLLAVVDEQSFDAAAAVLHVTPSAVSQRVKALEQRTGRVLLLRTKPVTLTESGQVLIRFARSLAQLEYDALAELGLRSATRTLSIAVNADSLATWFLPSLARLPESLGICFDLQREDQDHTAALLREGLVMAAVTASPQPVQGCTSVRLGRMRYRAMASPAFIARWLTSPLPTSLPAAPVIMFDRKDDLQDRFLRSLTRRRNFTLVRHHIPASESFVDAVAAGMGWGMVPEIQAAPRGDALVDLAPDRPLDVPLHWQQWKLDSPALAAVATAVAEGAKTALR, encoded by the coding sequence ATGTCAGATCTCCCGCTCGACCAGGTCAGAACCCTCCTGGCCGTAGTGGACGAGCAAAGCTTCGACGCAGCGGCGGCGGTGCTGCACGTGACGCCGTCCGCGGTCAGCCAGCGGGTGAAGGCTCTGGAGCAGCGCACGGGCCGCGTGCTCCTGCTCCGCACGAAGCCGGTCACGCTCACCGAGTCCGGCCAGGTATTGATCCGCTTCGCGCGCTCACTGGCACAGCTGGAATACGACGCGCTGGCCGAATTGGGCCTCCGCTCCGCGACCCGGACCCTGTCGATCGCGGTTAACGCCGACTCCCTCGCCACGTGGTTCCTCCCCAGCTTGGCCCGCCTCCCGGAATCCCTCGGAATCTGCTTCGACCTCCAACGCGAGGACCAGGACCACACGGCCGCGCTCCTGCGAGAGGGCCTGGTGATGGCGGCGGTAACGGCTTCACCCCAACCAGTCCAGGGCTGCACATCGGTCCGCTTGGGCCGCATGCGCTACCGGGCGATGGCGTCCCCCGCGTTCATCGCCCGCTGGCTGACCTCACCCTTGCCAACCTCCCTGCCGGCAGCACCAGTGATCATGTTCGACCGCAAGGACGACCTGCAGGATCGCTTCCTGCGCAGCCTGACACGCCGCCGAAACTTCACCCTGGTCCGCCACCACATCCCGGCATCAGAGTCATTCGTGGACGCGGTGGCAGCAGGAATGGGCTGGGGCATGGTCCCCGAGATCCAAGCGGCCCCCCGCGGCGACGCCCTGGTGGACCTGGCCCCAGACCGCCCGCTCGACGTACCGCTGCACTGGCAGCAGTGGAAGCTGGACTCCCCCGCCCTCGCGGCGGTCGCAACAGCAGTGGCCGAGGGCGCGAAGACCGCACTCCGCTAA
- a CDS encoding TetR/AcrR family transcriptional regulator, translating into MADHGLRERKKRATRQLISNVASGLFIERGFEEVTVAEIAEAAGVSKMTVFNYFPRKEDLFLDRHADRLAELTEVVRSRPAGVSACAALRAHQHALLASGHPLSGAIAGGPGFWWVLTSSPALMARWYEQEREIADAFAEVFVAETGDAFRSRMVAGLLTTAITTVFAHAMGRIVAGNDAEVVRREQVEVIDQAFDLVERGVGEFPAKPR; encoded by the coding sequence ATGGCGGATCACGGACTGCGCGAGCGGAAGAAGCGGGCCACGCGCCAGCTGATTTCGAACGTGGCCTCGGGCCTGTTCATCGAGCGAGGCTTCGAGGAGGTGACGGTGGCGGAGATAGCCGAAGCGGCGGGCGTGTCGAAGATGACGGTGTTCAACTACTTCCCGCGCAAGGAGGATCTCTTCCTGGACCGCCACGCGGACCGGCTGGCGGAGCTGACCGAGGTGGTCCGATCCCGGCCGGCGGGGGTATCGGCTTGCGCTGCTCTGCGCGCGCACCAGCACGCGCTCTTGGCTTCCGGCCATCCGCTGTCCGGGGCCATCGCGGGCGGGCCGGGGTTCTGGTGGGTGCTGACGTCGAGTCCCGCGCTGATGGCCCGGTGGTACGAGCAGGAGCGGGAGATCGCGGACGCGTTCGCCGAGGTGTTCGTCGCGGAGACGGGGGACGCGTTCCGGTCCCGGATGGTGGCGGGACTGTTGACCACGGCGATCACGACGGTCTTCGCACACGCCATGGGGCGGATTGTGGCCGGCAATGATGCCGAGGTGGTTCGGCGGGAGCAGGTCGAGGTGATCGATCAGGCTTTCGATCTGGTGGAGCGTGGAGTGGGAGAGTTCCCGGCCAAGCCGCGTTGA
- a CDS encoding RNA polymerase sigma factor: MIVKPFEQVVAEHGPMVLRVCRAVLGPADAEDAWSETFLAALKAYPDLPAEANVQAWLVTIAHRKAIDVTRAQARHPLPVGEIPDRPGGTGVPDSDLWDALAKLPDKQRTAVAYHYLAGLPYREIAEITGGSTDAARRAAADGVKTLRATYPLEGAHS; the protein is encoded by the coding sequence GTGATCGTGAAACCGTTCGAGCAAGTCGTGGCCGAGCACGGGCCGATGGTCCTCCGGGTCTGCCGGGCCGTGCTCGGCCCCGCCGACGCCGAAGACGCCTGGTCGGAGACCTTCCTGGCCGCCCTCAAGGCGTACCCCGATCTGCCCGCCGAGGCGAACGTCCAGGCATGGCTCGTCACGATCGCGCACCGCAAGGCCATCGACGTCACCCGCGCGCAGGCGCGCCACCCGCTGCCGGTGGGCGAGATCCCGGACCGGCCCGGCGGCACCGGCGTGCCGGACAGCGACCTGTGGGACGCGCTCGCGAAGCTGCCGGACAAGCAGCGCACCGCCGTCGCCTACCACTACCTGGCCGGGCTGCCCTACCGCGAAATCGCGGAGATCACCGGGGGCAGCACGGACGCCGCCCGCCGGGCGGCCGCCGACGGCGTCAAGACCCTGCGGGCCACCTACCCCTTGGAAGGAGCGCACTCATGA
- a CDS encoding putative protein N(5)-glutamine methyltransferase, with product MDTSTVVSRLRAAGCVFAEDEADLLIAAATTPAELGSLVERRVAGLPLEHLLGWAEFHGLRITVRPGVFVPRHRTEFLVDVAVSLAPPDPVVLDLCCGSGALAAAFAAALRPRELHAADVEPAAVACARVNLPGAQVHEGDLYDALPSSLRGRVDVLMANVPYVPSDAVATMPPEARLHEPRVALDGGTDGLDLARRVAAGALQWLAPGGILLTESSERQAPVLGGIFAAAGLTPRVHESEELGATVVTGIAPAS from the coding sequence CTGGACACTTCGACTGTCGTCTCGCGGCTGCGCGCCGCGGGTTGCGTGTTCGCCGAGGACGAGGCGGACCTGCTGATCGCCGCCGCCACGACGCCGGCGGAGCTCGGCTCGCTGGTGGAACGCCGCGTCGCCGGGCTGCCGTTGGAGCACCTGCTCGGCTGGGCGGAGTTCCACGGCCTGCGGATCACCGTGCGGCCCGGGGTGTTCGTGCCACGCCACCGCACCGAGTTCCTGGTCGACGTCGCCGTCTCGCTCGCGCCGCCCGATCCGGTGGTGCTCGACCTGTGCTGCGGCTCGGGTGCGCTGGCCGCCGCGTTCGCCGCCGCGCTGCGCCCGCGTGAGCTGCACGCGGCCGACGTCGAGCCCGCGGCCGTCGCCTGTGCCCGGGTGAACCTCCCCGGCGCGCAGGTCCACGAGGGTGACCTCTACGACGCGCTGCCGTCGTCGCTTCGCGGCCGGGTCGACGTCCTCATGGCGAACGTCCCGTACGTGCCTTCGGACGCCGTCGCGACCATGCCGCCGGAAGCCCGGCTGCACGAACCCCGCGTCGCGCTCGACGGTGGCACGGACGGCCTCGACCTCGCCCGCCGCGTCGCCGCGGGCGCGTTGCAGTGGCTCGCGCCCGGCGGGATCCTGCTCACCGAATCGAGTGAACGGCAGGCTCCGGTATTGGGCGGGATATTCGCCGCGGCCGGGCTGACGCCGCGCGTCCACGAGTCCGAAGAGCTGGGCGCCACGGTCGTCACCGGGATCGCCCCGGCGTCGTGA
- a CDS encoding FAD-dependent monooxygenase, with protein sequence MNWDVVISGGGPVGLMLACELRLKDVNVLVVERLAEPDLTIKAGSVNLTTAEAFYRRGLLPAVDAVVQQNFDKIQEFLKSRGAGGGGPKPAIPVGHFAGIMVASSGVHFDDPAFRDVGPAANVVVIQQQAVEAVLAERAAELGVEIRRGVEVTGFDADDDGVTVRFGDGSEEHAGWLVGADGGRSFVRKHAGFEFPGTDPAVTGRQALAELTGTDALPGGWQHGNGGLYVHGPMPGRMLTVEFDGPPADRDAPVTAQELEDSFRRVSGADVRVTKVHSATRFTDNARQATTYRKGRVLLAGDAAHVHSPFGGQGLNLGIGDAVNLGWKLAATIHGWAPDGLLDTYTTERHPIGEWVLEWTRAQVALMRSDVRTKALRQVVTDLLLTDDGATYLAKKLSGVLHRYPIEGEHDLTGRGAPDFAFADGTRLGEHLQDGRALLLDLAENAELRETGSGWAGRVTTLTAKCVSEPSLTGVLIRPDGHIAWASEGGATTGLDASLRRWFGKPA encoded by the coding sequence ATGAACTGGGATGTGGTGATCTCCGGGGGCGGACCGGTCGGGCTGATGCTGGCCTGCGAACTCCGGCTCAAGGACGTGAACGTGCTCGTCGTCGAACGGCTCGCCGAGCCGGACCTGACGATCAAGGCCGGGTCGGTCAACCTGACGACCGCCGAGGCCTTCTACCGCCGTGGCCTGCTGCCCGCGGTGGATGCCGTGGTGCAGCAGAACTTCGACAAGATCCAGGAGTTCCTGAAATCGCGAGGCGCGGGCGGGGGCGGGCCGAAGCCCGCGATCCCCGTCGGGCACTTCGCCGGGATCATGGTCGCCTCGAGCGGCGTCCACTTCGACGATCCCGCCTTCCGCGACGTCGGGCCCGCGGCGAACGTCGTCGTGATCCAGCAGCAGGCCGTCGAGGCCGTCCTCGCCGAACGCGCCGCCGAGCTGGGCGTCGAGATCCGGCGGGGCGTCGAGGTGACCGGGTTCGATGCCGACGACGATGGCGTGACCGTGCGGTTCGGCGACGGGAGCGAAGAACACGCCGGCTGGCTCGTCGGGGCCGACGGGGGCCGCAGCTTCGTCCGCAAACACGCCGGGTTCGAGTTCCCCGGGACCGATCCCGCCGTCACCGGCCGGCAGGCGCTCGCCGAGCTCACCGGCACCGATGCCCTGCCCGGCGGCTGGCAGCACGGCAACGGCGGCCTCTACGTCCACGGGCCGATGCCCGGCCGGATGCTCACCGTCGAGTTCGACGGGCCGCCCGCGGACCGCGACGCCCCGGTCACCGCGCAGGAGCTCGAAGACAGCTTCCGGCGGGTCTCCGGCGCGGACGTCCGGGTGACCAAGGTGCACAGCGCGACGCGCTTCACCGACAACGCGCGGCAGGCGACCACCTACCGCAAGGGCCGCGTGCTCCTCGCGGGCGACGCCGCGCACGTCCACTCCCCCTTCGGCGGGCAGGGGCTCAACCTCGGCATCGGCGACGCCGTCAACCTCGGCTGGAAGCTCGCCGCGACCATCCACGGCTGGGCGCCCGACGGCCTGCTCGACACCTACACGACCGAACGGCACCCGATCGGCGAGTGGGTTCTCGAGTGGACGCGGGCGCAGGTCGCGCTGATGCGCAGCGACGTCCGGACCAAGGCGCTGCGCCAGGTCGTCACCGACCTGCTGCTCACCGACGACGGTGCGACGTACCTGGCCAAGAAGCTCTCCGGCGTCCTGCACCGGTACCCGATCGAGGGCGAGCACGACCTCACCGGCCGCGGTGCGCCCGACTTCGCGTTCGCCGACGGCACCCGGCTCGGCGAGCACCTCCAGGACGGCCGGGCGCTGCTGCTCGACCTGGCCGAGAACGCCGAGCTGCGCGAAACCGGGAGTGGCTGGGCCGGCCGCGTGACCACGCTGACGGCGAAGTGCGTCAGCGAGCCGTCGCTCACCGGTGTGCTGATCCGGCCGGACGGGCACATCGCCTGGGCCAGCGAGGGCGGCGCCACGACCGGGCTCGACGCTTCGCTGCGCCGCTGGTTCGGCAAACCCGCCTGA
- a CDS encoding LysE/ArgO family amino acid transporter: MLPLLLAGFGTGLSLIVAIGSQNAFLLQQGLRGGAVTPLVVICAGSDLVLIGLGVTGIGAVIRQWPTAIGVIAVGGGIFLLGYGVLAARRAFRPSVMTVGAEQTPLRKAVLACVAFTWLNPHVYLDTVLLLGSVAVAHGDGRWLFGLGACVASAVWFSALGFGAKKLAGVFARPVAWRVLDVVIAVTMTGLGVTMLFSRV, from the coding sequence GTGCTGCCACTGCTCCTCGCCGGGTTCGGGACCGGCCTGTCCCTCATCGTCGCCATCGGCTCGCAGAACGCCTTCCTCCTGCAGCAAGGACTGCGGGGCGGCGCCGTGACCCCGCTGGTCGTCATCTGCGCTGGGTCGGACCTCGTGCTGATCGGGCTGGGGGTCACCGGGATCGGGGCCGTCATCCGGCAGTGGCCGACGGCGATCGGGGTGATCGCCGTCGGGGGTGGGATTTTTCTGCTCGGCTATGGGGTGCTTGCCGCGCGGCGGGCGTTTCGGCCCTCCGTCATGACCGTCGGTGCCGAACAGACGCCGCTGCGGAAGGCCGTGCTGGCCTGCGTTGCCTTCACCTGGCTCAACCCGCACGTCTATCTCGACACCGTCCTGCTGCTCGGTTCGGTCGCCGTCGCCCATGGCGATGGACGGTGGCTTTTCGGGCTCGGCGCATGCGTCGCCAGTGCCGTGTGGTTCAGCGCGCTCGGCTTCGGTGCGAAGAAGCTGGCAGGTGTGTTTGCGCGACCCGTGGCGTGGCGCGTTCTGGATGTCGTCATCGCCGTGACGATGACGGGCCTAGGTGTCACGATGCTCTTCAGCCGCGTGTGA
- a CDS encoding methylated-DNA--[protein]-cysteine S-methyltransferase, which yields MIDIIPSLPVAYEVLPDRLHERLTTAAEREGLLDVAYRTLDTPVGSLLLAATPQGLVKVAFDRQDHEAVLADLASAISPRILRAPARLDLVVRQLDEYFTGGRRAFDVPLDFRLARGFRLSVLEHLPEIAYGHTESYAQVATAAGSPKAVRAVGTACALNPLPVVVPCHRVVRSDGSYGQYAGGEEAKRTLLTMEAA from the coding sequence ATGATCGACATCATCCCGTCGCTTCCGGTGGCCTACGAAGTCCTGCCGGACCGCCTGCACGAACGGCTGACCACCGCCGCGGAGCGCGAGGGCCTGCTGGACGTCGCCTACCGCACGCTCGACACCCCGGTCGGTTCCCTGCTGCTGGCGGCGACCCCCCAAGGTCTGGTCAAGGTGGCCTTCGACCGCCAGGACCACGAAGCGGTACTGGCCGACCTCGCGTCGGCGATCAGCCCCCGGATCCTCCGGGCACCGGCCCGCCTCGACCTGGTGGTCCGCCAGCTGGACGAGTACTTCACCGGCGGCCGCCGAGCATTCGACGTCCCGCTGGACTTCCGCTTGGCGCGCGGGTTCCGCCTGTCGGTGCTGGAGCACCTGCCGGAGATCGCGTACGGCCACACGGAGAGCTACGCCCAGGTGGCAACGGCGGCGGGAAGCCCGAAGGCGGTCCGAGCGGTCGGCACGGCGTGCGCGCTCAACCCGCTGCCGGTGGTGGTCCCCTGCCACCGGGTAGTCCGTTCCGACGGCTCGTACGGCCAGTACGCGGGAGGCGAGGAAGCCAAGCGCACCCTGCTGACGATGGAAGCGGCCTGA
- a CDS encoding methylated-DNA--[protein]-cysteine S-methyltransferase: MKHTLVDSPIGELTLVGDGDVVTGLYFPHHWTRPDRTTFGPRDDDAFPDTVRQLKEYFAGQRTEFAVPMRAEGSSFDRAVWTELATIPYGSTATYGDLANAVGGLPHEVGAAVGRNPLSILVACHRVVGKNGKLTGYAGGLKRKQFLLELERPPASERGQLW, translated from the coding sequence ATGAAGCACACTCTGGTGGATTCCCCGATCGGCGAGCTCACCCTGGTCGGCGACGGCGACGTCGTGACCGGCCTGTATTTCCCGCACCACTGGACCCGGCCGGACCGGACGACGTTCGGCCCGCGCGACGACGACGCGTTCCCCGACACTGTCCGCCAGCTGAAGGAGTACTTCGCCGGGCAGCGCACGGAGTTCGCCGTGCCGATGCGCGCCGAAGGCTCTTCCTTCGACCGTGCGGTGTGGACAGAGCTGGCGACGATCCCGTACGGCTCGACCGCGACCTACGGCGACCTCGCGAATGCGGTCGGCGGACTGCCACACGAAGTCGGGGCAGCGGTCGGGCGGAACCCGTTGAGCATCCTGGTGGCGTGCCACCGCGTGGTCGGCAAGAACGGGAAGCTGACGGGCTACGCGGGCGGGTTGAAGCGCAAGCAGTTCCTGCTGGAGCTGGAGCGCCCGCCGGCATCGGAGCGCGGACAACTCTGGTGA
- the pip gene encoding prolyl aminopeptidase — protein MAELFPPIEPYDQGLLDVGDGHRIHWETSGNPEGKPAVVLHGGPGQGSAPGMRRMFDPARYRVVLLDQRGCGRSVPHATTSVRDNTTEHLVADLERLREHLGIERWLVTGGSWGTTLALVYAERFPERVSEIVVSAISTTRRSEIDWLYRGVRRFFPEEWARFTLGADDDVAAYAELMSSSDPAVRDRAAAAWRRWEDVVLSLEPGAPPVQDEPVDDATLAFVRLTTHYYAHAGWLEEGAVIRDAGRLAGIPGVLIHGRLDLSCPVTTAWELAEAWPGAELLVDDHSGHRASDVKRGWKLAALDRFAR, from the coding sequence ATGGCCGAGCTGTTCCCGCCGATCGAGCCGTACGACCAGGGGCTCCTCGACGTCGGCGACGGGCACCGGATCCATTGGGAGACCTCCGGCAACCCCGAGGGCAAGCCCGCGGTCGTGCTGCACGGCGGACCCGGTCAGGGCAGCGCGCCGGGCATGCGGCGGATGTTCGACCCCGCCCGCTACCGGGTCGTGCTCCTCGACCAGCGCGGCTGCGGCCGGAGCGTGCCGCACGCGACGACGTCGGTGCGCGACAACACGACCGAGCACCTCGTCGCCGACCTCGAACGGCTGCGCGAGCACCTCGGCATCGAGCGCTGGCTGGTGACCGGCGGCTCGTGGGGCACGACCCTGGCCCTGGTGTACGCCGAGCGCTTCCCCGAGCGGGTCTCGGAGATCGTGGTCAGCGCGATCAGCACCACGCGCCGGTCGGAGATCGACTGGCTCTACCGCGGCGTGCGCCGGTTCTTCCCCGAGGAATGGGCGCGGTTCACGCTGGGCGCCGACGACGACGTCGCGGCTTACGCCGAGCTGATGTCCTCCTCGGATCCGGCGGTCCGGGACCGCGCGGCGGCCGCGTGGCGCCGGTGGGAGGACGTCGTGCTGTCCCTCGAACCGGGCGCTCCCCCGGTCCAGGACGAACCGGTGGACGACGCCACGCTCGCGTTCGTCCGGCTCACGACGCACTACTACGCGCACGCCGGCTGGCTGGAGGAAGGCGCCGTGATCCGCGACGCGGGGCGCCTCGCCGGCATCCCCGGCGTGCTGATCCACGGGCGGCTCGACCTCAGCTGCCCGGTGACGACCGCGTGGGAACTGGCCGAAGCCTGGCCCGGTGCGGAGCTGCTGGTCGACGACCACTCCGGGCACCGGGCCAGTGACGTCAAGCGGGGCTGGAAGCTCGCGGCACTGGACCGCTTCGCGCGCTAG
- a CDS encoding L,D-transpeptidase, whose product MRGTRVVPLLGLMLVTVSCAAPRTTTPSPIAEPLPLTRTATPTPTTTTPPPAPPCAVTTGACVSLAQRLAWLLREGKVVRGPVPAGFGPPEQATPAGSFHVVWKDREHRSSVYGTDMPNSVFFAAGGIAFHAGPLDAPSHGCVHLTDADSAAFFDGLSVGDAVEVR is encoded by the coding sequence GTGGTGCCCCTGCTGGGGTTGATGCTGGTCACGGTTTCGTGCGCGGCACCGCGCACGACGACGCCGAGCCCGATCGCCGAGCCGCTGCCGCTGACCCGGACGGCCACACCCACCCCCACGACGACCACGCCGCCGCCCGCCCCGCCGTGTGCCGTGACGACCGGGGCGTGCGTGAGCCTGGCGCAGCGGCTGGCCTGGCTGCTGCGGGAGGGCAAGGTCGTGCGCGGCCCGGTCCCGGCCGGCTTCGGACCGCCCGAACAGGCGACGCCGGCCGGGTCGTTCCACGTCGTGTGGAAGGACCGCGAGCACCGCAGCAGCGTGTACGGCACCGACATGCCCAACTCGGTGTTCTTCGCCGCCGGCGGGATCGCCTTCCACGCGGGACCGCTCGACGCGCCGTCGCACGGCTGCGTCCACCTCACCGACGCCGATTCGGCGGCGTTCTTCGACGGCCTGAGCGTCGGGGACGCGGTGGAGGTCCGGTAG
- a CDS encoding 2OG-Fe(II) oxygenase: MSTYENRVAAADWGAVAAEVDDYGCALLPPLLTPAECAKLVALWDQPEHFRATVNLRRHRFGDNGDYHYFAEPFPEPVQRLRQALYPRLLPIAQDWYTRLGREPEWPSTLDEWLAVCHDAGQRRPTPILLRYETGGWNALHRDLYGDKVFPLQVVINLNDPGTDHTGGEFLLVEQRPRAQSRGTATLIPQGHGLVFTTRDRPVRSARGWSASPVRHGVSAVRSGRRHTLGLVFHDAA; the protein is encoded by the coding sequence ATGAGCACTTACGAGAACCGCGTCGCCGCGGCCGATTGGGGCGCGGTGGCCGCCGAGGTCGATGACTACGGCTGCGCGCTCCTTCCCCCGCTGCTCACCCCGGCCGAGTGCGCGAAGCTCGTCGCGCTGTGGGACCAGCCGGAGCACTTCCGCGCGACGGTCAACCTGCGCCGCCACCGCTTCGGCGACAACGGCGACTACCACTACTTCGCCGAACCGTTCCCGGAGCCCGTGCAGCGACTGCGGCAAGCGCTCTACCCACGGCTGCTTCCGATCGCGCAGGACTGGTACACCCGGCTCGGCCGCGAGCCGGAATGGCCGTCCACTTTGGACGAGTGGCTGGCGGTCTGCCACGACGCCGGCCAGCGGCGGCCGACCCCGATCCTGTTGCGCTACGAGACAGGCGGCTGGAACGCGCTGCACCGCGACCTCTACGGCGACAAGGTGTTCCCCCTGCAGGTCGTGATCAACCTCAACGACCCGGGCACCGACCACACCGGCGGCGAGTTCCTGCTGGTCGAGCAGCGCCCCCGAGCGCAGTCGCGCGGCACCGCGACACTCATCCCGCAGGGCCACGGCCTGGTGTTCACCACCCGCGACCGCCCGGTCCGCTCGGCCCGCGGCTGGTCGGCGTCACCGGTGCGCCACGGCGTTTCGGCGGTCCGTTCAGGCCGGCGGCACACCCTGGGCCTGGTATTCCACGACGCGGCATGA